One Panicum virgatum strain AP13 chromosome 3N, P.virgatum_v5, whole genome shotgun sequence DNA segment encodes these proteins:
- the LOC120664271 gene encoding probable cellulose synthase A catalytic subunit 1 [UDP-forming], whose amino-acid sequence MAANKGMVAGSHKRNEFVMIQHDGDAPAAAKPAKSVNGQVCQICGDTVGVSATGDVFVACNECAFPVCRPCYEYERKEGNQCCPQCKTRYKRQKGSPRVQGDEEEEDVDDIDNEFNYEQGNGKGPGWQLHGQGDDADLSSSARHEPHHRIPRLTSGQQMSGEIPDASPDRHSIRSPTSSYVDPSVPVPVRIVDPSKDLNSYGLNSVDWKERVESWRVKQDKNMMQVTNKYPEARGDMEGTGSNGEDMQMVDDARLPLSRIVPIPSNQLNLYRIVIILRLIILCFFFQYRVTHPVRDAYGLWLVSVICEVWFALSWLLDQFPKWHPINRETYLDRLALRYDREGEPSQLAPIDVFVSTVDPLKEPPLITANTVLSILAVDYPVDKVSCYVSDDGSAMLTFEALSETAEFARKWVPFCKKHNIEPRAPEFYFAQKIDYLKDKIQPSFVKERRAMKREYEEFKVRINALVAKAQKVPEEGWTMADGTAWPGNNTRDHPGMIQVFLGHSGGLDTDGNELPRLVYVSREKRPGFQHHKKAGAMNALIRVSAVLTNGAYLLNVDCDHYFNSSKALREAMCFMMDPALGRKTCYVQFPQRFDGIDLHDRYANRNIVFFDINMKGLDGIQGPVYVGTGCCFNRQALYGYDPVLTEADLEPNIVVKSCCGRRKKKNKSYMDNQSRIMKRTESSAPIFNMEDIEEGIEGYEDERSVLMSQRKLEKRFGQSPIFIASTFMTQGGIPPSTNPASLLKEAIHVISCGYEDKTEWGKEIGWIYGSVTEDILTGFKMHARGWQSIYCMPPRPCFKGSAPINLSDRLNQVLRWALGSVEILLSRHCPIWYGYNGRLKLLERLAYINTIVYPITSIPLIAYCVLPAICLLTNKFIIPEISNYAGMFFILLFASIFATGILELRWSGVGIEDWWRNEQFWVIGGTSAHLFAVFQGLLKVLAGIDTNFTVTSKASDEDGDFAELYVFKWTSLLIPPTTVLVINLVGMVAGISYAINSGYQSWGPLFGKLFFSIWVILHLYPFLKGLMGRQNRTPTIVIVWSILLASIFSLLWVKIDPFISPTQRAVALGQCGVNC is encoded by the exons ATGGCGGCCAACAAGGGCATGGTGGCGGGCTCGCACAAGCGCAACGAGTTCGTCATGATCCAGCACGACGGCGACGCGCCCGCCGCG GCTAAGCCGGCGAAAAGTGTGAATGGGCAGGTCTGCCAGATTTGTGGTGACACTGTTGGTGTTTCAGCCACCGGTGATGTCTTTGTTGCCTGCAATGAGTGTGCCTTCCCTGTCTGCCGCCCTTGCTATGAGTATGAGCGCAAGGAGGGGAACCAGTGCTGCCCTCAGTGCAAGACTAGATACAAGAGACAGAAAG GTAGCCCTCGAGTTCAGggtgatgaggaggaagaagatgttgatgacattgacAATGAATTCAACTATGAGCAAGGCAATGGGAAAGGCCCAGGGTGGCAGCTGCATGGTCAAGGAGATGATGCTGATCTTTCTTCATCTGCTCGCCATGAGCCGCATCATCGAATTCCCCGCTTGACAAGTGGGCAGCAG ATGTCTGGAGAGATCCCTGATGCTTCCCCTGACCGTCATTCTATCCGCAGTCCAACATCGAGCTATGTTGATCCAAGCGTCCCAG TTCCAGTGAGGATTGTGGACCCCTCGAAGGACTTGAATTCCTATGGGCTTAATAGTGTTGACTGGAAGGAAAGAGTTGAAAGCTGGAGGGTTAAACAGGATAAAAATATGATGCAAGTGACTAATAAATATCCAGAAGCTAGAGGAGACATGGAGGGAACTGGCTCAAATGGTGAAGATATGCAAAT GGTTGATGACGCACGGCTACCTCTGAGCCGTATTGTGCCGATTCCCTCAAACCAACTCAACCTTTACCGGATAGTGATCATTCTCCGTCTTATCATCCTGTGCTTCTTCTTCCAGTATCGTGTCACTCATCCAGTGCGTGATGCTTATGGATTGTGGCTAGTATCTGTTATCTGTGAGGTTTGGTTTGCCTTGTCTTGGCTTCTTGATCAGTTCCCAAAATGGCATCCAATCAACCGTGAGACATACCTTGACAGGCTTGCATTGAG GTATGATAGAGAGGGAGAGCCATCACAGCTGGCTCCCATTGATGTCTTTGTCAGTACAGTGGATCCATTGAAGGAACCTCCATTGATCACAGCCAATACTGTTTTGTCCATACTTGCTGTGGATTATCCTGTTGACAAAGTGTCATGCTATGTTTCTGATGATGGCTCAGCTATGTTGACTTTTGAGGCTCTCTCAGAAACTGCGGAATTTGCTAGGAAGTGGGTTCCCTTCTGCAAAAAGCACAACATTGAACCGAGAGCTCCTGAATTTTACTTTGCTCAAAAAATAGATTACCTAAAGGACAAAATCCAACCTTCATTTGTTAAGGAAAGGCGAGCAATGAAG CGAGAGTACGAAGAATTCAAAGTAAGAATCAATGCCCTTGTTGCCAAAGCACAGAAAGTGCCTGAAGAGGGTTGGACCATGGCTGATGGAACTGCTTGGCCTGGGAATAATACAAGGGATCATCCTGGCATGATTCAG GTGTTCCTGGGGCACAGTGGTGGTCTTGACACTGATGGAAATGAGTTACCCCGCCTTGTCTATGTCTCTCGTGAAAAGAGACCTGGCTTCCAGCATCACAAGAAGGCTGGTGCAATGAATGCACTG ATTCGTGTATCTGCTGTGCTAACAAATGGTGCCTATCTTCTCAATGTGGATTGTGACCATTATTTCAACAGCAGCAAAGCTCTCAGAGAAGCAATGTGCTTCATGATGGATCCTGCACTAGGAAGGAAAACTTGTTACGTACAGTTTCCACAAAGATTCGATGGCATTGACTTGCATGATCGATATGCTAATCGCAACATAGTTTTCTTTGAT ATCAACATGAAAGGTCTAGATGGCATCCAGGGTCCAGTTTATGTGGGAACAGGATGCTGTTTCAATAGGCAGGCTTTGTACGGCTATGATCCTGTATTGACCGAAGCCGATCTGGAACCTAACATTGTTGTTAAGAGCTGCTGTGGtagaaggaagaaaaagaacaagagtTACATGGATAACCAAAGCCGTATTATGAAGAGAACGGAATCTTCAGCTCCCATCttcaacatggaagacatcGAAGAGGGTATTGAAG GTTATGAGGATGAAAGGTCAGTGCTTATGTCCCAGAGAAAATTGGAGAAACGCTTTGGCCAGTCTCCAATTTTCATTGCATCCACCTTTATGACTCAAGGCGGCATACCACCTTCAACAAACCCAGCATCTCTACTAAAGGAAGCTATTCATGTCATCAGCTGTGGCTACGAGGACAAAACTGAATGGGGCAAAGAG ATTGGCTGGATCTACGGTTCAGTTACTGAGGATATTTTGACTGGGTTTAAAATGCACGCAAGAGGCTGGCAGTCAATCTACTGCATGCCACCAAGGCCTTGTTTCAAGGGTTCTGCACCAATCAATCTTTCTGATCGTCTTAATCAGGTGCTCCGTTGGGCTCTTGGGTCAGTTGAAATTCTGCTTAGCAGACATTGTCCTATCTGGTATGGGTACAATGGGCGGTTGAAGCTTCTGGAGAGGCTGGCTTACATCAACACCATCGTTTATCCAATCACATCTATTCCACTTATCGCCTATTGTGTGCTTCCTGCTATCTGTCTCCTTACCAATAAATTTATCATTCCTGAG ATCAGTAATTATGCTGGGATGTTCTTCATTCTTCTTTTCGCCTCCATTTTTGCCACTGGTATATTGGAGCTCAGATGGAGTGGAGTTGGCATTGAAGATTGGTGGAGGAATGAGCAGTTTTGGGTTATTGGTGGCACCTCTGCCCATCTCTTCGCTGTGTTCCAGGGTCTGCTGAAAGTGTTGGCTGGGATCGATACCAACTTCACAGTTACCTCAAAGGCATCTGATGAAGATGGCGACTTTGCTGAGCTTTATGTGTTCAAGTGGACCAGTTTGCTCATCCCGCCAACCACTGTCCTTGTCATTAACCTGGTTGGAATGGTGGCAGGGATTTCGTATGCCATTAACAGCGGCTACCAATCCTGGGGTCCACTTTTTGGAAAGCTTTTCTTCTCAATCTGGGTGATCCTCCATCTCTACCCCTTCCTCAAGGGTCTCATGGGCAGGCAGAACCGCACCCCAACCATTGTCATTGTCTGGTCCATTCTCCTTGCATCTATCTTCTCGTTGTTGTGGGTGAAGATCGACCCTTTCATCTCCCCAACACAGAGAGCTGTTGCTTTGGGGCAATGCGGCGTGAACTGCTGA
- the LOC120664273 gene encoding uncharacterized protein LOC120664273, with protein MEPPEFPPSTNRAPPPPPSVAEAIVSSCDDLGTHQRCCCSCSWARRSGHPPAAHGSIAAATPVPSEMPATTTKKADAAQPPHNRAPVQSPAAQCAGKCQNSSELWCHGWRPAGGRGIAYKAVYLSLGCYG; from the exons ATGGAACCTCCCGAGTTTCCTCCATCTACAAATCGCGCCCCACCTCCTCCCCCATCTGTGGCCGAAGCCATTGTCTCTTCGTGCGACGACTTGGGGACGCACCAGCGCTGTTGCTGCTCCTGCTCGTGGGCGCGACGGAGCGGCCATCCTCCAGCTGCTCATGGAAGCATAGCTGCGGCGACGCCGGTGCCGAGCGAGATGCCTGCAACGACGACGAAGAAGGCCGACGCTGCACAGCCACCGCACAACCGCGCCCCTGTGCAATCTCCTGCAGCGCAGTGCGCCGGCAAGTGTCAGAACAGCAGCGAGCTATGGTGCCATGGATGGCGCCCAGCAGGTGGTCGAGGAATCGCCTACAAG GCCGTGTACTTGAGCCTGGGCTGCTATGGTTGA
- the LOC120664274 gene encoding uncharacterized protein At1g15400-like yields the protein MAELQRSSQTFRRSGSSGLFCDQNQRGHVATGDTGEDSLEVKKLRHSRSVGGMLQQSWNGDDKEHSRFNDGNQAFSSRLVLPALDPPSPKVSRCIFCGIFRKEEPSRTSKPNPRRMSRSWSSDQQSYPGWSLITASDSITCMYCCNCEAMALGLHRRSSFSRVKKVTISWHLKMLFLVPGQRTWILCSYYCYCKLCSLSI from the exons atggcaGAGCTGCAGAGATCTTCACAAACATTTAGGAGGTCTGGTTCATCAGGTTTGTTCTGCGACCAGAACCAGAGGGGCCATGTGGCAACTGGGGATACAGGGGAGGACAGCTTAGAGGTCAAGAAGCTAAGGCACTCCCGTAGTGTTGGTGGAATGCTGCAGCAGAGTTGGAATGGTGATGACAAAGAGCACAGCAGGTTCAACGATGGCAACCAGGCCTTCAGTTCTCGACTTGTCCTGCCTGCTCTGGATCCACCTTCACCCAAGGTCTCACGCTGCATATTCTGCGGGATTTTCAGGAAGGAAGAGCCCTCACGCACATCCAAACCCAATCCCAGAAG GATGTCAAGATCATGGTCATCTGATCAGCAAAGTTATCCTGGTTGGAGTCTGATTACTGCAAGTGATTCTATCACTTGTATGTACTGTTGCAACTGTGAGGCTATGGCCTTAGGGCTTCACAGGCGCTCAAGTTTCTCTCGTGTTAAAAAAGTTACAATTTCCTGGCATCTGAAAATGCTATTCTTAGTGCCTGGACAACGGACCTGGATCCTGTGCAGTTACTACTGCTACTGTAAGTTATGCAGTCTCTCCATCTGA
- the LOC120664272 gene encoding zinc finger CCCH domain-containing protein 34-like isoform X2, which yields MVDLAAGDGEDPRWRRSSTDCVSFLASRFACTKGTNCEFRHCEGARFSPSCWYWFQGNCVNPSCTFRHPPLESLNQTKPLADLLPSYSSASVKAASPCYFYYNSYCKKGGNCPFLHEPPTFNSVLGTCSRATTSNIAVHGISAVEEKIESSKYALANAYQGSPEHIKKHHSKGVSEPSSPAFNGATSNAPETSADTVGYMNSTPSDLNSGDSGMEHAEQDESRDSSPGFDVLVDDGLVDEIDLEHQLAQERDTEVLNAKHYTGDPIVCGLDYHDAEYQEQGLSDFEQGCYLNYLEGVQGHDCFTTLGHIPCSRLDLVKSTSEGHGKRFFDLRSLMGSRADFDHQNTQIGHISKQRPERRRSAKGKNGRTKRCRIQEPRNGSEEIEQGSNQHMQNSLMGDCSRSLVCASIRGQKKKSKRKQQHAHSARSSNYTNANAKHLDGPEDFMGPKSLAQIKEEKRRSRSSVSHPTVHVAHGRSSSNDFAGPKSLSELLKAKGRPPAG from the exons ATGGTGGACTTGGCGGCGGGAGATGGAGAGGACCCTAGGTGGAGGCGGAGCAGCACCGATTGCGTCTCCTTCCTCGCCTCCCGCTTCGCCTGCACCAAG GGGACGAATTGCGAGTTCCGGCACTGCGAGGGCGCGCGGTTCAGCCCGAGCTGCTGGTACTGGTTCCAAGGCAACTGCGTCAATCCGAGCTGCACCTTCCGCCACCCC CCATTGGAAAGCTTGAACCAGACCAAACCCTTGGCAGATCTACTCCCATCATATTCTTCTGCGTCTGTCAAGGCAGCTAGTCCTTGTTACTTCTACTACAACTCATACTGTAAGAAGGGTGGCAATTGCCCCTTTCTACATGAGCCTCCAACTTTTAACAGTGTTCTTGGAACTTGTTCTAGAGCCACCACTTCTAACATTGCTGTACATGGAATTTCTGCTGTAGAAGAGAAGATTGAATCATCGAAATATGCTCTTGCTAATGCTTATCAAGGCAGCCCTGAACACATAAAGAAACACCACTCGAAAGGAGTTTCAGAGCCAAGCAGTCCCGCATTTAATGGAGCTACTTCTAATGCACCTGAAACATCAGCTGACACAGTTGGATACATGAACTCCACGCCATCTGATCTCAATTCAGGAGATTCAGGAATGGAACATGCAGAACAAGACGAATCACGTGATTCCTCCCCTGGATTTGATGTGCTTGTGGATGATGGACTCGTGGACGAGATTGATCTTGAGCATCAATTGGCACAGGAAAGAGACACTGAGGTGCTTAATGCGAAACATTATACTGGCGACCCAATTGTTTGTGGTCTGGATTATCATGATGCAGAGTACCAGGAACAAGGACTTAGTGACTTTGAACAAGGCTGTTATCTTAACTATCTTGAAGGAGTCCAAGGGCATGATTGTTTTACCACTTTAGGACATATACCATGTAGTAGATTAGATCTTGTAAAGTCCACTTCTGAAGGACATGGCAAAAGATTCTTCGACCTAAGAAGCTTAATGGGCTCGCGTGCTGACTTTGATCATCAGAACACTCAGATTGGACACATATCAAAGCAAAGACCTGAGAGGAGAAGAAGTGCAAAGGGCAAGAATGGTCGCACTAAGAGATGTCGTATTCAAGAACCCAGGAATGGTTCTGAAGAGATTGAGCAAGGATCAAATCAGCATATGCAAAATTCGTTGATGGGAGATTGTTCTCGTTCTCTTGTCTGTGCAAGCATCAGAGGACAGAAGAAGAAAAGTAAAAGAAAGCAACAACATGCTCATTCTGCTAGATCATCAAACTATACTAATGCAAATGCAAAGCACCTTGATGGTCCTGAAGATTTTATGGGTCCAAAGTCCCTTGCTCAGATAAAAGAAGAGAAGCGTAGATCAAGGTCAAGTGTTAGTCATCCCACTGTTCACGTGGCTCATGGGAGATCATCCTCAAATGATTTTGCGGGGCCCAAATCTCTGAGTGAGCTTCTAAAGGCCAAGGGTAGGCCTCCTGCTGGTTAG
- the LOC120664272 gene encoding zinc finger CCCH domain-containing protein 34-like isoform X1: MVDLAAGDGEDPRWRRSSTDCVSFLASRFACTKVGTNCEFRHCEGARFSPSCWYWFQGNCVNPSCTFRHPPLESLNQTKPLADLLPSYSSASVKAASPCYFYYNSYCKKGGNCPFLHEPPTFNSVLGTCSRATTSNIAVHGISAVEEKIESSKYALANAYQGSPEHIKKHHSKGVSEPSSPAFNGATSNAPETSADTVGYMNSTPSDLNSGDSGMEHAEQDESRDSSPGFDVLVDDGLVDEIDLEHQLAQERDTEVLNAKHYTGDPIVCGLDYHDAEYQEQGLSDFEQGCYLNYLEGVQGHDCFTTLGHIPCSRLDLVKSTSEGHGKRFFDLRSLMGSRADFDHQNTQIGHISKQRPERRRSAKGKNGRTKRCRIQEPRNGSEEIEQGSNQHMQNSLMGDCSRSLVCASIRGQKKKSKRKQQHAHSARSSNYTNANAKHLDGPEDFMGPKSLAQIKEEKRRSRSSVSHPTVHVAHGRSSSNDFAGPKSLSELLKAKGRPPAG, encoded by the exons ATGGTGGACTTGGCGGCGGGAGATGGAGAGGACCCTAGGTGGAGGCGGAGCAGCACCGATTGCGTCTCCTTCCTCGCCTCCCGCTTCGCCTGCACCAAGGTA GGGACGAATTGCGAGTTCCGGCACTGCGAGGGCGCGCGGTTCAGCCCGAGCTGCTGGTACTGGTTCCAAGGCAACTGCGTCAATCCGAGCTGCACCTTCCGCCACCCC CCATTGGAAAGCTTGAACCAGACCAAACCCTTGGCAGATCTACTCCCATCATATTCTTCTGCGTCTGTCAAGGCAGCTAGTCCTTGTTACTTCTACTACAACTCATACTGTAAGAAGGGTGGCAATTGCCCCTTTCTACATGAGCCTCCAACTTTTAACAGTGTTCTTGGAACTTGTTCTAGAGCCACCACTTCTAACATTGCTGTACATGGAATTTCTGCTGTAGAAGAGAAGATTGAATCATCGAAATATGCTCTTGCTAATGCTTATCAAGGCAGCCCTGAACACATAAAGAAACACCACTCGAAAGGAGTTTCAGAGCCAAGCAGTCCCGCATTTAATGGAGCTACTTCTAATGCACCTGAAACATCAGCTGACACAGTTGGATACATGAACTCCACGCCATCTGATCTCAATTCAGGAGATTCAGGAATGGAACATGCAGAACAAGACGAATCACGTGATTCCTCCCCTGGATTTGATGTGCTTGTGGATGATGGACTCGTGGACGAGATTGATCTTGAGCATCAATTGGCACAGGAAAGAGACACTGAGGTGCTTAATGCGAAACATTATACTGGCGACCCAATTGTTTGTGGTCTGGATTATCATGATGCAGAGTACCAGGAACAAGGACTTAGTGACTTTGAACAAGGCTGTTATCTTAACTATCTTGAAGGAGTCCAAGGGCATGATTGTTTTACCACTTTAGGACATATACCATGTAGTAGATTAGATCTTGTAAAGTCCACTTCTGAAGGACATGGCAAAAGATTCTTCGACCTAAGAAGCTTAATGGGCTCGCGTGCTGACTTTGATCATCAGAACACTCAGATTGGACACATATCAAAGCAAAGACCTGAGAGGAGAAGAAGTGCAAAGGGCAAGAATGGTCGCACTAAGAGATGTCGTATTCAAGAACCCAGGAATGGTTCTGAAGAGATTGAGCAAGGATCAAATCAGCATATGCAAAATTCGTTGATGGGAGATTGTTCTCGTTCTCTTGTCTGTGCAAGCATCAGAGGACAGAAGAAGAAAAGTAAAAGAAAGCAACAACATGCTCATTCTGCTAGATCATCAAACTATACTAATGCAAATGCAAAGCACCTTGATGGTCCTGAAGATTTTATGGGTCCAAAGTCCCTTGCTCAGATAAAAGAAGAGAAGCGTAGATCAAGGTCAAGTGTTAGTCATCCCACTGTTCACGTGGCTCATGGGAGATCATCCTCAAATGATTTTGCGGGGCCCAAATCTCTGAGTGAGCTTCTAAAGGCCAAGGGTAGGCCTCCTGCTGGTTAG
- the LOC120664276 gene encoding mitochondrial ATPase complex subunit ATP10-like, whose amino-acid sequence MLRARGAAGALLRLAGAAAGFQSGGAPQLARAAFTRGFLDLHKLANKEAIEKEKARLKDEMSRGYFADISEIRKNHGKIATASKVIIPEVDAVKFPDLAVESPDGGALHLPLVVPALQDDDVEAGDGVIPDASLVCLSFRASSQKMTESWSSPFLDAFGADKNIHVYEVSFIDSWLLSLGPVRRVFLKVMRKSNNPHRHVVYAFGDHYDFRKKLQIINLLTGYIYLVDREGRIRWRGFGSATEEEVSSLTASASILLDEK is encoded by the exons atgcTGAGGGCGCGGGGGGCGGCGGGTGCGCtgctccgcctcgccggcgccgcagccGGTTTCCAGAGTGGCGGTGCCCCTCAGCTCGCGCGCGCGGCATTCACTCGCGGCTTCCTGGATCTCCACAAG CTGGCGAACAAGGAGGCCATCGAGAAGGAGAAGGCCAGGCT TAAGGATGAGATGAGTAGGGGATACTTCGCGGACATCTCCGAGATCCGCAAGAACCATGGCAAG ATTGCAACTGCAAGTAAGGTTATCATCCCGGAGGTTGATGCTGTGAAGTTTCCTGATCTGGCTGTGGAGTCCCCTGATGGTGGGGCATTGCACCTGCCTCTTGTTGTGCCTGCTCTGCAAGatgatgatgttgaggctggtgATGGTGTCATTCCTGATGCTTCATTGGTCTGCCTTTCCTTCCGTGCAAGCTCTCAG AAAATGACAGAGTCATGGAGTTCACCTTTCCTGGATGCATTCGGTGCTGACAAGAACATTCATGTTTATGAG GTCTCATTTATAGATTCTTGGTTATTATCATTGGGTCCTGTGAGACGAGTATTCCTCAAGGTGATGAGGAAATCTAACAATCCTCACAGACATGTCGTATATGCTTTTGGGGACCATTATGACTTCCGGAAGAAGCTTCAGATTATAAACCTTCTTACTGG ATACATATACCTTGTCGACCGCGAAGGAAGAATAAGATGGCGAGGCTTTGGATCCGCAACAGAAGAAGAGGTGTCGTCGCTAACGGCATCTGCCTCCATTTTGTTAGATGAAAAATGA
- the LOC120664277 gene encoding uncharacterized protein LOC120664277 isoform X2: MASRSSSQFDDPAAVRRPPQHERKPPYMLLLPLVYAPVLPLIRIGLRSNPVLRDRLFYGVLAGAFAHGAYLISELYDVESK, translated from the exons ATGGCGTCCCGCTCCTCCTCGCAGTTCGA CGAtccggcggcggtgaggcgcCCCCCGCAGCATGAGCGGAAGCCGCCGTATATGCTGCTGCTCCCGCTGGTCTACGCCCCCGTGCTCCCCCTCA TCAGGATCGGGCTGCGGAGCAACCCCGTGTTGAGGGACCGTCTCTTCTacggcgtcctcgccggcgcATTCGCCCACGGCGCATACCTCAT ATCGGAGCTATATGACGTGGAGAGCAAATGA
- the LOC120664277 gene encoding uncharacterized protein LOC120664277 isoform X1, protein MASRSSSQFDDPAAVRRPPQHERKPPYMLLLPLVYAPVLPLIRIGLRSNPVLRDRLFYGVLAGAFAHGAYLMHPFILACANWFTLPMVVTACLHLPYQSELYDVESK, encoded by the exons ATGGCGTCCCGCTCCTCCTCGCAGTTCGA CGAtccggcggcggtgaggcgcCCCCCGCAGCATGAGCGGAAGCCGCCGTATATGCTGCTGCTCCCGCTGGTCTACGCCCCCGTGCTCCCCCTCA TCAGGATCGGGCTGCGGAGCAACCCCGTGTTGAGGGACCGTCTCTTCTacggcgtcctcgccggcgcATTCGCCCACGGCGCATACCTCAT GCACCCCTTCATTCTTGCTTGTGCAAACTGGTTTACACTGCCAATGGTCGTGACTGCATGTCTGCATCTACCATACCA ATCGGAGCTATATGACGTGGAGAGCAAATGA
- the LOC120664278 gene encoding uncharacterized protein LOC120664278 has protein sequence MAMAPCAAAASVSFTARPAASSARPRAAVVRAAGGKWWAPLLGWSGKADYIEAPAPAADAAKEAAAAGRGRAFVGGLTEEKARELRARMAQTESFHDAMYHSAIASRLARSA, from the coding sequence ATGGCGATGGCACCGTGCGCAGCTGCGGCCTCGGTCTCCTTCACCGCCcgcccggcggcctcctccgcccggcCGCGTGCCGCCGTGGTCCGCGCCGCGGGCGGCAAGTGGTGGGCGCCGCTGCTGGGGTGGTCGGGGAAGGCCGACTACATCGAAgccccggcgcccgcggccgacgcggcgaaggaggctgcggcggcgggcaggggcAGGGCGTTCGTGGGGGGCCTGACGGAGGAGAAGGCGCGGGAGCTGCGCGCGCGCATGGCGCAGACCGAGTCCTTCCACGACGCCATGTACCACTCTGCCATCGCCTCCCGCCTCGCCCGCTCCGCCTAG